One Stenotrophomonas sp. SAU14A_NAIMI4_5 DNA segment encodes these proteins:
- a CDS encoding VOC family protein, whose protein sequence is MDSPARTFIVNIDVPDLAAAEAFYVAAFGLRVGRRLGTGALELLGGSTPLYLLQSDAGSVATDEGDVRDYERHWTPLHLDWVVEDINVALSRAVAAGAVIELPVSERRWGRLAVLADPFGHGFCLIQFVGLGYDALVE, encoded by the coding sequence ATGGACTCCCCCGCCCGCACCTTCATCGTCAACATCGATGTGCCCGATCTGGCCGCTGCCGAAGCGTTCTACGTTGCAGCCTTCGGCCTGCGCGTCGGCCGCCGGCTGGGGACCGGCGCGCTTGAACTGCTCGGTGGTTCCACCCCGCTGTACCTGCTGCAGAGTGATGCGGGCAGCGTGGCCACCGACGAGGGCGACGTGCGCGATTACGAGCGGCATTGGACGCCGCTGCACCTGGACTGGGTGGTAGAAGACATCAATGTCGCGCTGTCACGCGCGGTGGCCGCCGGCGCGGTGATCGAACTGCCGGTGAGCGAACGCCGCTGGGGGCGGCTGGCGGTGCTGGCCGACCCGTTCGGGCATGGGTTCTGCCTGATCCAGTTCGTTGGGTTGGGGTATGACGCGCTGGTGGAGTGA